A region of Streptomyces sp. NBC_01267 DNA encodes the following proteins:
- a CDS encoding ANTAR domain-containing response regulator, with the protein MEQEQQWMRSAFGLAAVAADEARAPQLMRHLCNYCVELLHLSGAAVIRAGAAGSQEGGPGSECLRDDRALTNLDLREEARRWPEFTARARAGGHTAVTLLPLRGTAARPCAVLQLLSKERQLSETEVESAQWLGDLAVALLTQGDELRRQRETAEQLSRALDSRIVIEQAKGVLAEQLRLDMDGAFAVLRGHARSNRLKLTDVARAVVERQLVLDVTESG; encoded by the coding sequence ATGGAGCAGGAACAGCAGTGGATGCGCAGCGCCTTCGGCCTTGCGGCCGTCGCGGCCGACGAAGCACGTGCGCCTCAGCTCATGCGTCACCTGTGCAATTACTGCGTGGAGTTGCTGCACCTCTCGGGTGCCGCCGTGATACGGGCAGGGGCGGCCGGTTCCCAGGAGGGCGGGCCGGGTTCCGAGTGCCTCCGCGACGACCGCGCGCTGACCAACCTCGACCTGCGGGAAGAAGCCCGGCGCTGGCCGGAGTTCACCGCGCGGGCACGGGCGGGCGGCCATACGGCGGTGACCCTGCTGCCGCTGCGCGGCACCGCCGCCCGTCCCTGCGCCGTGCTCCAACTGCTGAGCAAGGAGCGGCAGTTGTCGGAAACTGAGGTCGAATCCGCCCAGTGGCTGGGTGATCTGGCCGTCGCGCTCCTCACGCAGGGCGACGAACTGCGAAGACAGCGCGAGACGGCCGAGCAGCTGAGCCGGGCGCTGGACAGCCGGATCGTCATCGAGCAGGCCAAGGGTGTGCTCGCGGAACAGCTGCGGCTGGACATGGACGGGGCCTTCGCGGTGCTGCGCGGCCACGCCCGCTCGAACAGACTGAAGCTGACGGACGTGGCGCGGGCCGTGGTGGAACGCCAACTGGTGCTGGACGTAACGGAGTCGGGGTGA
- a CDS encoding GNAT family N-acetyltransferase gives MRTDSAAPARGTLAEILAAAARGVFPPPDGSTTVVAQPNTRDAGVLAFTAHSVVFLDEDPEWIRATLAATDCDPLAATMNPGFLAALMARTGRRMNTIDLLTAAPALPGPPPLALREIEDPDHPRVVRARTFRDGVRVWAADGGVLILGQGVAGRPEAAVEVDEAARGRGLGPLLAVAARHLVDGGTVWAQQSPGNARSVRAFRTAGYRPVGSEALLVADRAR, from the coding sequence ATGAGAACGGACAGCGCGGCGCCCGCGAGGGGCACACTGGCGGAGATCCTGGCAGCTGCGGCGCGGGGAGTCTTCCCGCCGCCGGACGGCTCCACCACGGTGGTCGCCCAGCCGAACACCCGGGACGCCGGAGTACTGGCCTTCACCGCCCACTCGGTCGTCTTCCTGGACGAGGACCCGGAGTGGATACGGGCCACCCTGGCCGCGACGGACTGCGACCCGCTCGCCGCGACGATGAACCCCGGCTTCCTGGCCGCGCTGATGGCCCGTACCGGACGGCGGATGAACACCATCGACCTGCTGACGGCCGCCCCCGCGCTGCCGGGCCCGCCGCCGCTCGCGCTGCGGGAGATCGAGGACCCGGACCATCCGCGGGTCGTGCGGGCGAGGACGTTCCGGGACGGCGTACGGGTATGGGCGGCGGACGGCGGGGTGCTGATCCTCGGACAGGGCGTCGCGGGGCGCCCGGAGGCCGCTGTCGAGGTGGACGAGGCGGCGCGCGGCCGGGGCCTGGGTCCGCTGCTGGCGGTGGCCGCCCGGCACCTGGTCGACGGCGGGACGGTGTGGGCGCAGCAGTCGCCGGGGAACGCCCGCAGCGTGCGGGCGTTCCGGACGGCGGGGTACCGGCCGGTGGGCTCCGAGGCGCTGCTGGTGGCGGACCGGGCCCGGTAG
- a CDS encoding NADPH-dependent F420 reductase codes for MRHRSTPSLRRSVMKIGIIGAGQIGGNLTRRLTALGHDVSVANSRGPQTLGALAEETGATPVTAAEAARGARVLVIAIPVHAVLNLPSGLLDGAADGVAVIDTGNYYPQQRDGRIDAIEDGLTESRWTERQIGHPVIKAFNGIYAHNILDEARPRGAAGRFALPVAGDDEAAKQVVRDLIDEIGFDTVDAGGLDDSWRQQPDTPVYGLSTDADGVAKALAEASRERPAAFRA; via the coding sequence CTGCGACATCGCTCGACACCGTCACTCCGGAGGTCAGTCATGAAGATCGGCATCATCGGCGCAGGTCAGATCGGCGGCAATCTCACCCGGCGGCTCACGGCCCTCGGGCACGACGTGTCCGTGGCCAACTCACGCGGACCGCAGACGCTGGGCGCGCTCGCCGAGGAGACCGGCGCGACCCCCGTCACGGCGGCCGAGGCCGCCCGGGGCGCCCGGGTCCTCGTGATCGCCATCCCGGTCCACGCCGTGCTCAACCTGCCGTCCGGGCTGCTCGACGGAGCGGCGGACGGCGTCGCGGTGATCGACACCGGCAACTACTACCCGCAGCAGCGCGACGGCCGGATCGACGCCATCGAGGACGGCCTCACGGAGAGCCGCTGGACCGAGCGGCAGATCGGCCACCCGGTGATCAAGGCGTTCAACGGCATCTACGCCCACAACATCCTCGACGAGGCGCGGCCCCGGGGCGCAGCCGGCCGGTTCGCCCTCCCGGTCGCCGGTGACGACGAGGCCGCCAAGCAGGTCGTACGGGACCTGATCGACGAGATCGGCTTCGACACGGTCGACGCGGGCGGGCTCGACGACTCCTGGCGCCAGCAGCCCGACACCCCTGTCTACGGTCTCTCGACCGACGCGGACGGGGTCGCCAAGGCGCTCGCCGAGGCCTCGCGCGAGCGCCCGGCGGCGTTCCGGGCCTGA
- a CDS encoding YncE family protein, which produces MITQRTATLLTAALLAAVAGCASSAQKSSPHTGTTEGAAPPAVAAKKADPTGLPGMPPVLDPKDLYVADRPNKLSPVVKDFPSRVYVPNTNSNTVTVIDPKTYKVTGTIPVGVQPQHVVPSWDLKTLWVNNDRGNTLTPLDPRTGKPGKPVSVHDPYNLYFTPNGKYAIVMASMDHQLVFRDPHTMKIAKTLPVTCSGVNHTDFSADGRYFIVSCEFSGELLKVDTEKMKVIGQQKLPFHGAMPQDVKISPDGKTFYIADMMADGMWVLDGDTFTTPKLLHTGKGCHGLYISRDSKEMYISNRGEGTISIFDFPAKKLTKKWVLPGGGSPDMGGVSADGKVLWLTGRYNAEVYAIDTTTGKQLARIPVGSGPHGLAVYPQPGRYSLGHTGIFR; this is translated from the coding sequence ATGATCACGCAACGCACCGCCACGCTCCTCACCGCCGCCCTCCTCGCCGCGGTGGCAGGCTGCGCCTCGTCCGCACAGAAGAGTTCGCCGCACACGGGCACCACCGAGGGCGCGGCTCCGCCGGCCGTCGCGGCGAAGAAGGCGGACCCCACCGGGCTGCCCGGGATGCCGCCGGTCCTCGATCCCAAGGACCTGTACGTGGCGGACCGCCCGAACAAGCTGTCGCCGGTCGTCAAGGACTTCCCGTCGCGCGTCTACGTGCCGAACACCAACTCCAACACGGTCACGGTGATCGACCCGAAGACGTACAAGGTCACCGGGACCATCCCGGTCGGCGTGCAGCCCCAGCACGTCGTGCCCTCCTGGGACCTGAAGACGCTGTGGGTCAACAACGACCGCGGCAACACCCTGACCCCGCTCGACCCGCGAACGGGCAAGCCGGGCAAGCCGGTCAGCGTCCACGACCCGTACAACCTCTACTTCACGCCCAACGGCAAGTACGCCATCGTCATGGCCTCGATGGACCACCAGCTGGTCTTCCGCGACCCGCACACCATGAAGATCGCCAAGACCCTCCCCGTCACCTGCTCAGGCGTCAACCACACGGACTTCTCGGCGGACGGGCGGTACTTCATCGTCTCCTGCGAGTTCTCCGGCGAACTGCTCAAGGTCGACACCGAGAAGATGAAGGTCATCGGCCAGCAGAAGCTGCCCTTCCACGGCGCGATGCCGCAGGACGTCAAGATCTCGCCCGACGGCAAGACCTTCTACATCGCCGACATGATGGCCGACGGCATGTGGGTGCTCGACGGGGACACATTCACCACCCCGAAACTGCTGCACACCGGCAAGGGCTGCCACGGTCTCTACATCAGCCGCGACTCCAAGGAGATGTACATCTCCAACCGCGGTGAGGGCACCATCTCGATCTTCGACTTCCCGGCGAAGAAGCTCACCAAGAAGTGGGTCCTGCCCGGCGGCGGCAGCCCCGACATGGGCGGGGTCTCGGCCGACGGGAAGGTGCTCTGGCTGACCGGCCGTTACAACGCCGAGGTGTACGCGATCGACACCACCACCGGGAAGCAGCTCGCCCGCATCCCCGTGGGCAGCGGCCCGCACGGACTCGCGGTGTATCCGCAGCCGGGGCGGTACTCGCTCGGGCACACGGGGATCTTCCGGTAG
- a CDS encoding glycoside hydrolase family 25 protein, with product MLHGIDVSTYQSSFSTSGLDFVFIKATEGHTYVNPRLASQTKLARDAGCVVGFYHFLWPGNITAQAEYFVSKTPEKSGDLLAVDWETTGEHTRASNAEKDSFIRAVKKLRPTYRVLLYTNRNFWLTVDTTSYAGDGLWIADYTTAGKPRIKASWTFHQYTDNPLDKDVAHSRFASRSALKDWATP from the coding sequence ATGCTGCACGGCATCGATGTCAGCACGTACCAGTCGTCGTTCAGCACCAGCGGTCTCGACTTCGTGTTCATCAAAGCCACCGAGGGCCATACCTACGTCAACCCCCGGCTGGCATCCCAGACCAAACTCGCACGGGACGCCGGATGCGTCGTCGGCTTCTACCACTTCCTGTGGCCGGGGAACATCACCGCGCAGGCCGAGTACTTCGTGAGCAAAACACCCGAGAAGAGCGGGGATCTGCTCGCGGTGGACTGGGAGACCACCGGCGAGCACACCCGTGCGAGCAACGCGGAGAAGGACAGCTTCATCCGCGCGGTGAAGAAACTGCGGCCCACGTACCGGGTGCTGCTCTACACCAACCGGAACTTCTGGCTGACCGTCGACACCACCTCGTACGCCGGGGACGGACTGTGGATCGCGGACTACACGACTGCGGGAAAGCCCCGGATCAAGGCGAGTTGGACCTTCCACCAGTACACCGACAACCCGCTCGACAAGGATGTGGCCCACTCCAGGTTCGCGAGCAGGAGCGCCCTCAAGGACTGGGCCACGCCGTAG
- a CDS encoding EF-hand domain-containing protein: MADIEEARKAFGRLDVDGDGRITASEYKSVMAQLGDFHVTETVAQSIIRSKDANGDGKLSFDEFWASLDK; encoded by the coding sequence GTGGCGGACATAGAAGAGGCCCGCAAGGCGTTCGGGCGTCTCGATGTGGACGGCGACGGCCGGATCACGGCGAGTGAGTACAAGAGCGTCATGGCGCAGCTCGGTGACTTCCACGTGACCGAGACCGTGGCTCAGTCCATCATCAGGTCCAAGGACGCCAACGGTGACGGAAAGCTCTCCTTCGACGAGTTCTGGGCCTCGCTCGACAAGTAG
- a CDS encoding tail fiber domain-containing protein yields MRILHRRSRAADRGTPDRRAAGAPEADARETDARENGAREAGAVAPVGAVNGYAVLETVATLPLSTWRYLWEPEDVRHLGPMAQDWQAAFGFNQDGTTIPVVDGLGVALVCVQALNRRVEELTAEVDRLREATRANRPEAA; encoded by the coding sequence ATGCGCATCCTCCACCGGCGGTCCCGGGCGGCCGACCGCGGCACACCGGACCGTCGTGCGGCCGGTGCGCCGGAGGCGGACGCCCGGGAGACCGATGCCCGGGAGAACGGTGCGCGGGAGGCCGGTGCGGTGGCTCCGGTCGGCGCGGTCAACGGGTACGCGGTCCTGGAGACCGTGGCCACGCTGCCCCTCAGCACCTGGCGTTACCTCTGGGAGCCCGAGGACGTACGCCACCTCGGGCCGATGGCCCAGGACTGGCAGGCGGCCTTCGGCTTCAACCAGGACGGCACCACCATCCCCGTCGTGGACGGCCTCGGCGTCGCCCTGGTGTGCGTCCAGGCGCTGAACCGCCGCGTGGAAGAGCTCACGGCCGAAGTGGACCGGCTGCGCGAAGCCACGCGCGCGAACAGGCCCGAGGCGGCGTGA
- a CDS encoding alpha/beta hydrolase, translating to MSLTGTPFFVTAILVAALAVLVPLVLWHKVRGPAVVRGAAQLAMVLVAQAAAVVVVFVAVNNANGLYDNWGDLLGTESHVFAAPDLGVDGTGGRNTAGGPRIKQAFTPVDDPAMGAGVQVTHLTGRVSGAEGEVYVWLPPQYSHAAYKAKDFPVVEVLPGYPGSAKDWFTNLDVVGQLRHLIEKRQVKPFILVAPRTSLLAGQDTGCANVPGVVNADTWLSVDVRRMVTDNFRAETGADGWAVAGISAGAHCAAKLAIEHPDRYRAGVALSGYNDPAAETDSIAAHDKLLRRETNPLWILTHAAHPPRTSLFLTGQPGDGYEDALAIHKAAKAPTKVWVQRTSGGHLNVVWKPLLPEVFRWLSGRLSGVHDIRGGPLTHHGGGGAASVQATGKEEPPLRPQHGHHP from the coding sequence ATGAGCCTGACCGGAACCCCCTTCTTCGTGACCGCGATCCTGGTGGCCGCGCTCGCCGTTCTGGTGCCACTGGTCCTCTGGCACAAGGTCCGCGGGCCCGCCGTGGTGCGTGGCGCCGCGCAGCTCGCCATGGTGCTCGTCGCGCAGGCCGCCGCGGTCGTCGTCGTGTTCGTCGCCGTCAACAACGCGAACGGGCTCTACGACAACTGGGGTGATCTGCTCGGCACCGAGAGCCATGTCTTCGCCGCCCCCGACCTCGGCGTCGACGGGACCGGCGGGCGGAACACCGCCGGCGGGCCGCGGATAAAGCAGGCGTTCACGCCGGTCGACGACCCCGCCATGGGCGCGGGCGTCCAGGTCACGCACCTGACGGGCCGGGTGTCCGGCGCGGAGGGTGAGGTGTACGTCTGGCTGCCGCCGCAGTACTCCCACGCGGCGTACAAGGCCAAGGACTTCCCCGTCGTGGAGGTGCTGCCCGGCTACCCCGGATCGGCCAAGGACTGGTTCACCAACCTCGACGTGGTCGGCCAGCTCCGCCACCTGATCGAGAAGCGCCAGGTCAAGCCGTTCATCCTGGTCGCGCCGCGCACCTCGCTGCTGGCCGGGCAGGACACCGGCTGCGCCAATGTGCCGGGCGTCGTCAACGCCGACACCTGGCTCAGCGTGGACGTGCGCAGGATGGTCACCGACAACTTCCGGGCCGAGACCGGCGCCGACGGCTGGGCCGTCGCGGGGATCTCGGCGGGCGCCCACTGCGCCGCCAAACTCGCCATCGAGCACCCCGACCGCTACCGCGCCGGGGTCGCACTCTCCGGCTACAACGACCCGGCCGCCGAGACCGATTCGATCGCGGCGCACGACAAGCTGCTGCGCCGTGAGACCAACCCGCTGTGGATCCTCACGCACGCCGCGCACCCGCCGCGCACCTCGCTGTTCCTCACCGGACAGCCCGGCGACGGCTACGAGGACGCGCTCGCGATCCACAAGGCCGCGAAGGCGCCCACCAAGGTGTGGGTGCAGCGGACCAGCGGCGGTCATCTGAACGTGGTGTGGAAGCCGCTCCTTCCCGAGGTCTTCCGCTGGCTGTCCGGCCGGCTGAGCGGCGTCCACGACATCCGGGGCGGGCCGCTGACGCACCACGGCGGTGGCGGCGCCGCGTCGGTGCAGGCCACGGGCAAGGAGGAGCCGCCGCTCAGGCCGCAGCACGGGCACCACCCCTGA
- a CDS encoding glycoside hydrolase family 64 protein: MISRRLFLTGATAAATATALTGPAWAGAPSPHASAAAATCELALENTSLSGSVNAYVTGHEQGTGQWVLLRADGSVYHPESPSAPQTPLPVDCAIPLKAAGAGPVTLTLPQMYGARVYFVRDGKLDFFLNPGPALVEPAFATSTDPNYGRTWSFCEFTFNPDQLYANISYVDLVTSLPIGLTLEGTTKHTVAPLPDGAVDRIAADLTAQAAKDGQPWDQLVTHGSDGRVLRVISPQNLMAPFFDRPDQMPFRDLWTGYIDQVWDKYRSTDLTIDLQGDRGVFTGRVSGDTLTFNGGHSFSKPDSKSVFTCNHGPFANNPGDPDDKKGLLARIAAGFNRSLMLTHPQQPNGTTAADYYQGDVTNHWARVVHANSPIGYAFPYDDVIPDGQPDVSGAANDGNPVRFTVSVGS, translated from the coding sequence GTGATTTCCCGCAGACTGTTCCTGACCGGCGCCACCGCCGCCGCCACCGCCACCGCGCTCACCGGGCCCGCCTGGGCAGGCGCGCCCTCCCCACACGCCTCCGCCGCTGCGGCCACCTGCGAACTGGCCCTGGAGAACACGTCGTTGTCCGGCAGCGTCAACGCGTACGTCACCGGCCACGAGCAGGGCACCGGCCAGTGGGTACTGCTGCGCGCCGACGGCAGCGTCTACCATCCGGAGTCCCCCTCGGCCCCGCAGACCCCCCTGCCGGTGGACTGCGCCATCCCGCTCAAGGCCGCGGGAGCCGGTCCCGTCACCCTGACGCTGCCTCAGATGTACGGTGCGCGCGTCTACTTCGTACGCGACGGCAAGCTGGACTTCTTCCTCAACCCGGGGCCCGCCCTGGTCGAACCGGCATTCGCCACCTCCACCGATCCGAACTACGGCCGTACCTGGTCGTTCTGCGAGTTCACCTTCAACCCGGACCAGCTGTACGCGAACATCTCCTACGTCGACCTGGTCACCTCGCTGCCCATCGGGCTCACGCTCGAAGGCACCACGAAGCACACGGTCGCCCCGCTGCCCGACGGCGCCGTCGACAGGATCGCCGCGGACCTCACCGCGCAGGCCGCCAAGGACGGTCAGCCCTGGGACCAGCTGGTCACCCACGGGTCGGACGGCCGGGTCCTGCGGGTGATCTCGCCGCAGAATCTGATGGCGCCCTTCTTCGACCGGCCGGACCAGATGCCGTTCCGCGATCTGTGGACCGGCTACATCGACCAGGTCTGGGACAAGTACCGCTCCACCGATCTCACCATCGACCTCCAGGGCGACCGGGGGGTGTTCACCGGGCGGGTCAGTGGCGACACCCTCACGTTCAACGGCGGGCACTCCTTCAGCAAGCCCGACTCGAAGTCCGTGTTCACCTGCAACCACGGCCCCTTCGCCAACAATCCGGGCGACCCCGACGACAAGAAGGGCCTGCTCGCCCGGATCGCCGCCGGATTCAACCGCTCGCTCATGCTCACCCACCCGCAGCAGCCGAACGGCACCACGGCGGCCGACTACTACCAGGGCGATGTGACGAACCACTGGGCGCGGGTGGTGCACGCCAACTCGCCGATCGGGTACGCCTTCCCGTACGACGACGTGATCCCCGACGGCCAGCCGGACGTCTCGGGCGCCGCCAACGACGGCAACCCGGTCCGCTTCACGGTGTCCGTCGGATCCTGA
- a CDS encoding 2OG-Fe(II) oxygenase: MTKQDALAGQEPLVGQDNLVGQGHLAGQGHLAGPTEVVEQRSPVCTDAIWRLPVTVCRITQFLGERTADTLLERAIASTGDTLRPSMIRDREVVPDFRRSRSCQEFAAPELLAAIEAVRGSVEHTLGVSCRYTEADYSLNVHNDGDFYRPHQDTSAEFSPRRLLTFVYYLHRTPRPFDGGELRVFDVALPLHTATAGKWQERTWRDWQPEHDSIVFFLPTSWHEVRPVSCPGKQHADSRFAVNGWLCSPDPAHGRAVRGTSPV, from the coding sequence ATGACGAAGCAGGACGCCCTGGCGGGACAGGAACCCCTGGTGGGACAGGACAACCTGGTGGGACAGGGCCACCTGGCGGGACAGGGCCACCTGGCGGGCCCCACCGAGGTGGTGGAGCAGCGGTCACCGGTGTGTACGGACGCGATCTGGCGGCTTCCGGTGACGGTCTGCCGCATCACCCAGTTCCTGGGCGAGCGGACGGCCGACACCCTGCTGGAGCGTGCCATCGCCTCCACCGGCGACACGTTGCGGCCCTCCATGATCCGGGACCGGGAGGTGGTCCCCGACTTCCGCCGGTCCCGGTCGTGCCAGGAGTTCGCCGCCCCCGAGCTGTTGGCAGCCATCGAAGCGGTACGGGGGTCGGTCGAGCACACCCTGGGCGTCTCCTGCCGGTACACCGAGGCCGACTACAGCCTCAACGTGCACAACGACGGTGACTTCTACCGTCCGCACCAGGACACCAGCGCCGAGTTCTCCCCCCGGCGTCTGCTCACTTTCGTGTACTACCTGCACCGCACACCCCGGCCCTTCGACGGGGGCGAGCTGCGCGTGTTCGACGTCGCCCTGCCGCTGCACACCGCGACCGCGGGAAAGTGGCAGGAGCGCACCTGGCGGGACTGGCAGCCCGAGCACGACAGCATCGTGTTCTTCCTGCCCACCTCCTGGCACGAGGTGCGGCCGGTGAGCTGTCCGGGCAAGCAGCACGCGGACAGCCGCTTCGCCGTCAACGGCTGGCTGTGCAGCCCCGACCCGGCGCACGGGCGGGCCGTGCGCGGCACAAGTCCGGTGTGA
- a CDS encoding branched-chain amino acid aminotransferase, with translation MSAGFPLTRTTKALPDEERRAILDAPGFGRYFTDHMASAVWTEDAGWHGHKVGPLEPFTLHPSSAVLHYGQEIFEGLKAYRHADGSVWLFRPEANARRFARSARRLALPELPEEDFLAGVEALVRADEQWVPASAGEESLYLRPFMFASEAFLGVRPAAEVVYSVIASPAGPYFASGMTGVTLWVSSTYTRAAEGGTGAAKCGGNYAASLVAQREAREQGCDQVMYLDGAGQGNLEESGTMNLCLVTSDGQLVTPALGTILDGVTRATVLALAADHGLTPVERQVSLEELRAGATDGSITEAFAAGTAAVITPIVGFKGDGYEFTLGNGEPGERTAALRGHVLDIQYGRAEDEHGWMRRVL, from the coding sequence ATGAGCGCTGGCTTCCCGCTGACCCGTACGACGAAGGCCCTGCCCGACGAGGAACGCCGGGCGATACTCGACGCGCCAGGATTCGGGCGGTACTTCACCGATCACATGGCGTCGGCCGTGTGGACGGAGGACGCCGGCTGGCACGGCCACAAGGTCGGCCCGCTGGAGCCGTTCACGCTGCATCCCAGCTCCGCCGTGCTGCACTACGGGCAGGAGATCTTCGAGGGCCTCAAGGCGTACCGGCACGCCGACGGCAGCGTCTGGCTGTTCCGCCCGGAGGCCAACGCCCGGCGCTTCGCCCGCTCGGCCCGGCGGCTGGCGCTGCCGGAGCTGCCGGAGGAGGACTTCCTGGCCGGTGTGGAGGCGCTGGTCCGCGCCGACGAGCAGTGGGTCCCGGCGTCGGCCGGTGAGGAGAGCCTCTATCTGCGGCCGTTCATGTTCGCGTCCGAGGCGTTCCTCGGGGTGCGGCCTGCGGCGGAGGTCGTCTACTCCGTCATCGCGAGCCCCGCGGGCCCGTACTTCGCCTCCGGCATGACCGGCGTCACGCTGTGGGTGAGCAGTACGTACACCCGCGCGGCCGAGGGCGGCACCGGTGCGGCCAAGTGCGGCGGCAACTACGCGGCGAGCCTCGTCGCGCAGCGGGAGGCCCGCGAGCAGGGCTGTGACCAGGTGATGTACCTGGACGGCGCCGGTCAGGGCAATCTGGAGGAGTCGGGCACGATGAACCTCTGCCTGGTCACCTCGGACGGTCAACTCGTCACACCCGCGCTCGGGACCATCCTGGACGGCGTCACCCGGGCCACCGTCCTCGCCCTGGCCGCCGACCACGGCCTGACCCCGGTGGAGCGGCAGGTCAGCCTGGAGGAACTGCGCGCCGGGGCCACCGACGGCAGCATCACCGAGGCCTTCGCCGCCGGTACGGCCGCGGTCATCACACCGATCGTGGGCTTCAAGGGCGACGGCTACGAATTCACCCTCGGCAACGGAGAGCCCGGCGAGCGGACGGCGGCCCTGCGGGGGCACGTACTGGACATCCAGTACGGCCGCGCGGAGGACGAGCACGGCTGGATGCGGCGCGTGCTCTGA